The genomic region TGATATAATAGTATGAAGAAAATAAATATCAGGCCAACTCCCAAGTCCAAAAATCCAAATTCCACGATCAAAAATCAAAAATCAAATCAGTGGTTAAAAGATATTGTTTTCATCGGAGTTACGGTATTCCTCATAAGAGCTTGTGTAGTCGAAGCATATAGAGTTCCCACGGGTTCTATGGAAAACACTATTCTTATAGGCGACCAATTATTTGGTTGTAAGTTTTTGTACGGCATAAAAATACCTTTTACAAATACCAGAATATTAGAATTTCATAAACCACAGCCAAAAGAAATAGTCATTTTTAAAGCTCCTTATGAGCGCAGAAAATTAGTGAAAAGATGTATCGCCACAGAAGGAAATATCGTAGAAATAAAAAATAAAAAAGTATACGTAAATAATATATTATTAGATGAACCTTACGTTAAACACATAGACCCGACAACTTATGAAAGTTTGCCATTGGAAAACTCGCAATACCAGAAGATATGGGAAAAAACAGGGTTTATGCGTTGCGGAGGCGAA from bacterium harbors:
- the lepB gene encoding signal peptidase I, with protein sequence MKKINIRPTPKSKNPNSTIKNQKSNQWLKDIVFIGVTVFLIRACVVEAYRVPTGSMENTILIGDQLFGCKFLYGIKIPFTNTRILEFHKPQPKEIVIFKAPYERRKLVKRCIATEGNIVEIKNKKVYVNNILLDEPYVKHIDPTTYESLPLENSQYQKIWEKTGFMRCGGEIRDNFGPVKIPKDCIFVMGDNRDDSFDSRFWGPLNKCYLLGKTLIIHFSWNPDPPLYKIWEKIRWNRMGRILW